The Lentzea guizhouensis genome contains a region encoding:
- a CDS encoding NAD(P)-dependent alcohol dehydrogenase: protein MKAVVQRRYGSAVLGDLDVPVPGQGEVLLEVRAAGVDMGTWHLLSGKPYLLRVIGFGFRGPKSPVPGRDVSGVVTAVGPQVTEFAVGDEVFGTCDGAFAEYAVTQAKRLARKPAGLSFAEAAAVPISGGTALQGLRSVKAGQRVLVLGAGGGVGSYGVQIARSLGAHVTGVCSTKKVELVRSLGVHEVVDYTVADFTGTYDLVLDCGGHRSLSRLRDAAGKRGTVVIVGSETTEPIFGGFDRSLRALALNLFVPQKLVGLTSAERGDVFEELRVLIEAGEVKPAVDRTFPLSEALEAIDHVYSRRSAGKVVVTI from the coding sequence GTGAAGGCTGTTGTGCAGCGAAGATACGGATCGGCGGTGCTCGGTGACCTGGATGTGCCCGTGCCTGGGCAGGGTGAGGTTCTGCTGGAGGTGCGGGCGGCCGGCGTCGACATGGGCACCTGGCACCTCCTCAGCGGCAAGCCTTACCTGTTGCGGGTCATCGGCTTCGGGTTCCGCGGACCGAAGTCGCCGGTGCCGGGACGGGACGTGTCCGGTGTCGTGACGGCGGTCGGTCCGCAGGTGACCGAGTTCGCCGTGGGCGACGAGGTGTTCGGCACCTGTGACGGAGCGTTCGCCGAGTACGCCGTCACGCAGGCCAAGCGGCTGGCACGCAAGCCGGCGGGCCTCTCGTTCGCGGAGGCGGCGGCAGTGCCGATCTCGGGTGGCACCGCGTTGCAGGGGTTGCGTTCGGTCAAGGCGGGACAACGGGTCCTGGTGCTCGGCGCGGGCGGCGGCGTCGGTTCGTACGGCGTGCAGATCGCACGATCGCTCGGTGCGCACGTCACGGGCGTGTGCAGCACGAAGAAGGTCGAGCTCGTCCGTTCGTTGGGCGTGCACGAGGTTGTCGACTACACGGTCGCGGACTTCACCGGCACCTACGACCTGGTGCTGGACTGCGGCGGCCACCGTTCGTTGTCCCGGCTGCGCGACGCGGCGGGCAAGCGCGGCACGGTGGTGATCGTCGGCTCGGAGACGACGGAGCCGATCTTCGGCGGGTTCGACCGGTCGTTGCGGGCGCTGGCGCTGAACCTCTTCGTCCCGCAGAAGCTCGTCGGACTGACGTCGGCGGAACGCGGTGACGTCTTCGAGGAGCTGCGCGTCCTCATCGAGGCCGGCGAGGTCAAGCCGGCCGTCGACCGCACCTTCCCTCTGTCAGAAGCACTTGAGGCGATCGACCACGTCTACTCGCGACGGTCGGCCGGCAAGGTCGTCGTCACGATCTGA
- a CDS encoding helix-turn-helix transcriptional regulator, whose amino-acid sequence MKQADLAAAIGVTRQTLIAIEQGRYSPSLEVAFRIARVFGVPLEEVFQYPEEETT is encoded by the coding sequence ATGAAGCAGGCCGACCTCGCCGCGGCGATCGGCGTGACGCGGCAGACGTTGATCGCCATCGAGCAGGGGCGGTACTCGCCCTCGCTGGAGGTGGCGTTCCGGATCGCGCGCGTGTTCGGGGTTCCGCTCGAAGAGGTGTTCCAGTACCCGGAGGAGGAGACGACGTGA